One genomic region from Paramormyrops kingsleyae isolate MSU_618 chromosome 24, PKINGS_0.4, whole genome shotgun sequence encodes:
- the ankhd1 gene encoding ankyrin repeat and KH domain-containing protein 1 isoform X8 — protein MQNAVAGTAMLTDGFEDEIDSVTPRSPAVGMGVGATPGAGLGGLGIGVGGKKVRLFGEAGGPTADRLDFKLAAAAVLSSGPGSGSDEDEVSEVESFILDQEDLDNPMLKTASELLLSSAADGADLRTVDPETQARLEALLEAAGIGKLSTADGKAFADPEVLRRLTSSVSCALDEAAAALTRMRAENTLNAGQADNLVIFSRSLAEACSDGDVNAVRKLLDEGRSVNEHTEEGESLLCLACSAGYYELAQVLLAMHANVEDRGIKGDITPLMAAASGGYVDIVKLLLVHNADVNAQSSTGNTALTYACAGGFVDVVKVLLKEGANIEDHNENGHTPLMEAASAGHVEVARVLLEYGAGINTHSNEFKESALTLACYKGHLEMVRFLLEAGADQEHKTDEMHTALMEACMDGHVEVARLLLDSGAQVNMPADSFESPLTLAACGGHVELAALLIERGANLEEVNDEGYTPLMEAAREGHEEMVALLLAQGANINAQTEETQETALTLACCGGFLEVADFLIKTGADIELGCSTPLMEAAQEGHLELVKYLLAAGANVHATTATGDTALTYACENGHTDVADVLLQTGADLEHESEGGRTPLMKAARAGHLCTVQFLISKGANVNRATANNDHTVVSLACAGGHLAVVELLLAHGADPTHRLKDSSTMLIEAAKGGHTSVVSYLLDYPNNILSVPAPDLSQLTPPSHDASQVPRVPFQALAMVVPPQEPDRVPSTVSTPPPVTSKVASKQRSGPLQTGTVTAVAADADTLPPFHAYQPLECIVEETEGKLNELGQRISAIEKAQLQSLELIQGEPLTKDKIEELKRSREEQVQKKKKILKELQKVERQLQLKTQQQFTKEYMEAKGLKEDLALPTQPSGASGVGNPLPLPLASLGSNTDGEGSHEDDDQPVLEEDEEEEEDDDDEDDEDDDEGDEEDDEDESEDFAKLPQVNTILHHPPPPPPQTPLAQCPPPPLQAGFMPIQPLPAQQSTDFSGADYPGSTSPDLQRVLVSQQMLGQQLTGLGPGLLSQAPDGLMVATPAQTLTDTLDDIMMAVSSRVPMLNPATSPSPQPSVPAAGAAVSPPSMLPLYPSVDIDAHTESNHDTALTLACAGGHEELVSVLIARGANIEHRDKKGFTPLILAATAGHVGVVEILLDKGGDIEAQSERTKDTPLSLACSGGRQEVVELLLLRGANKEHRNVSDYTPLSLAASGGYVNIIKILLNAGAEINSRTGSKLGISPLMLAAMNGHVPAVKLLLDMGSDINAQIETNRNTALTLACFQGRAEVVSLLLDRKANVEHRAKTGLTPLMEAASGGYAEVGRVLLDKGADVNAPPVPSSRDTALTIAADKGHYKFCELLINRVAHIDVRNKKGNTPLWLAANGGHFDVVQLLVQAGADVDAADNRKITPLMAAFRKGHVKVVQYLVKEVNQFPSDIECMRYIATIADKELLKKCHQCMETIVKAKDQQAAEANKNASILLKELDLEKSREESKKQALAAKREKRKEKRKKKKEEQKRKLEEEEAKIKEVFSELQDHEKDSAEEADVPIEPPSATTTTTIGIPATSTTFSSAFAKKRPNAVSTPSASRKSKKNRTKDAPSEPIILQDPQVALAQQKADRNKIHGEPRGGGVPSGNSDSDNLDSTDCNSESSGGGGGGKSQELGHPPDPPPSSAAPPSHGQPTLLPEKRQFPPLHSLRDDKVTLSISKPLQKTPDCISDSNPSSAPSSFKTISLPVSSPNSKINLTSPKRSQKREEGWKEVVRRSKKLSVPASVVSRIMGRGGCNITAIQDVTGAHIDVDKQKDKNGERMITIRGGTESTRHAVQLINALIQDPAKELEDLIPRNHIRTPGSNTKISSTFTTSTGATSTTASGAKGLPSVMPSSGVAFQPSSPSASQQGGKLGKSLAPGVRPPFVSLPLAYAHPQLALLAAQTMHQIRHPRLPVAQFGGTFSPSPNTWGPFPVRPVSPGSNNGSPKHNGAGSAPRPGAAQPEYATAASNPGPASASPSTAAPPPACLPNAPTPSTARKQLFSEPKTSSSTIVTSTVSSVGAARASSSPSPLLSAPPASLTPPPPPPPIAPPTQQLPQPKPEPCASSTPGKEKLPLEQPAKPTMGGASEGNVPAGSLAYPPPAPLSTAPPQQEVRQPAPPPLPFVTGAEPTLATVPVGAGMPSSRPTPTVAQTSSTVAHFAAPAPQVSPRMQPPAPFYPLAPGGALPEQPSVFVAPGTSQEGLKQQQQPPPQQQQHGLAAPAMPPPSLQMPSALGVLNGSQMHIHGAKAQLPPSFGPAALFNHFSSIFDGGQVGNSQMWGACHLPTRSAPEQAYSGPPAYMGGMGQMESVLPPPDSSKAPGYRCPTQRIVPSPIGMHPMDPSASSISSSAALTSFATSISGSPVFLQGESPVPSASSGGSSPLSASTVTPALIQAKAGSSSQQDRKVPQPIGTERLARIRQTGSVNPAMLTTSYTAPVGQGGIWSFGVGSASGVCVGRKEAMSGWSQPLVSSHVLHQQLPEQSAFSQHQPMERDDTGIVAPSNTFHQPMPSSFMDFPKGLPMSMFGGTMIPPHPPMTEGPGGPMYNGLHTADPAWNPILKVMPNSAENSDPQQVWPGTWAPHVGNVHLNHVN, from the exons GTTGAGTCTTTCATACTGGATCAGGAGGACCTTGACAACCCCATGCTGAAGACGGCCTCCGAGCTCCTGCTGTCCAGCGCAGCCGACGGCGCCGACCTGCGCACCGTCGACCCCGAGACGCAGGCCAGGCTGGAGGCCCTGCTGGAGGCCGCCG GCATCGGTAAACTGTCCACCGCGGACGGTAAAGCCTTCGCAGATCCCGAAGTGCTGCGCCGCCTGACGTCGTCGGTGAGCTGTGCGCTGGACGAGGCCGCCGCCGCCCTCACGCGCATGAGGGCCGAGAACACGCTCAACGCCGGCCAGGCCGACAA TTTGGTTATTTTCAGCCGTAGCTTGGCGGAGGCCTGTTCGGACGGGGACGTCAACGCCGTGAGGAAGTTGCTGGACGAGGGACGCAGCGTCAACGAGCACACGGAGGAGGGCGAGAGCCTGCTGTGCCTGGCCTGTTCCGCCGGCTACTATGAATTGGCACAG GTCCTACTGGCCATGCACGCCAACGTCGAGGACAGGGGGATCAAGGGGGACATCACGCCGCTCATGGCCGCAGCCAGTGGCGGCTACGTCGACATCGTGAAGCTGCTCCTGGTGCACAATGCGGACGTCAACGCCCAGTCCTCCACAG GCAACACAGCACTGACGTACGCATGCGCTGGTGGCTTCGTGGACGTGGTGAAGGTGCTCCTGAAGGAAGGCGCCAACATAGAGGACCACAATGAGAACGGGCACACACCGCTGATGGAGGCAGCGAGCGCTGGTCACGTGGAGGTGGCCCGCGTGCTGCTGGAGTACGGCGCTGGCATCAACACGCACTCCAACGAGTTCAAGGAGAGCGCACTCACGCTGGCCTGCTACAAAG gacaccTGGAGATGGTGCGCTTCTTGCTGGAAGCTGGTGCCGACCAGGAGCACAAGACAGACGAGATGCACACGGCGTTGATGGAGGCTTGTATG GATGGGCATGTGGAGGTGGCGCGCCTGCTCCTGGACAGCGGGGCGCAGGTGAACATGCCGGCAGACTCATTCGAGTCTCCGCTGACGCTGGCAGCCTGCGGGGGCCACGTGGAGCTGGCCGCTCTGCTCATCGAGCGCGGGGCCAACCTGGAGGAGGTCAACGACGAGGGCTACACACCGCTGATGGAGGCGGCCCGCGAAGGCCACGAAGAGATGGTGGCGCTGCTGCTGGCCCAGG GGGCAAATATCAACGCACAGACGGAGGAGACCCAGGAGACGGCGCTGACGCTGGCCTGCTGCGGAGGCTTCCTGGAGGTGGCCGACTTCCTCATCAAGACGGGCGCTGACATCGAGCTGGGCTGCTCCACGCCGCTGATGGAGGCCGCGCAGGAGGGTCACCTCGAGCTTGTCAAGTACCTGCTGGCCGCAG GGGCGAACGTGCATGCCACCACAGCTACAGGAGACACGGCTCTGACGTACGCGTGCGAGAACGGCCACACCGATGTGGCGGATGTGCTGCTGCAGACCGGGGCTGACCTG GAGCATGAATCGGAGGGTGGCCGGACCCCCCTGATGAAGGCAGCCAGGGCGGGACACTTGTGTACCGTCCAGTTCCTCATCAGTAAAG GTGCCAACGTGAACCGTGCCACCGCCAACAATGACCACACGGTGGTGTCGCTGGCCTGCGCGGGGGGCCACCTGGCCGTGGTAGAGCTACTACTGGCCCACGGGGCCGACCCCACCCACAGACTGAAG GACAGCTCCACCATGCTCATCGAAGCTGCTAAGGGCGGCCACACCAGTGTGGTCTCCTACCTCCTCGACTACCCCAACAACATCCTGTCCGTCCCCGCGCCTGACCTGTCCCAGCTCACTCCCCCCTCTCATGATGCATCTCAG GTTCCCCGAGTTCCATTCCAGGCCCTGGCCATGGTGGTCCCCCCACAGGAGCCCGACAGAGTCCCCTCCACCgtcagcacccccccacccgtCACAAGCAAAG TCGCGTCCAAGCAGAGGTCGGGCCCCCTGCAGACGGGCACCGTGACGGCGGTGGCGGCGGACGCGGACACGCTGCCGCCCTTCCACGCCTACCAGCCGCTGGAGTGCATCGTGGAGGAGACGGAGGGCAAGCTCAACGAGCTGGGCCAGCGCATCAGCGCCATCGAGAAGGCCCAGCTGCAGTCGCTGGAGCTCATCCAGGGCGAGCCGCTCACCAAAGACAAGATCGAGGAGCTGAAGAGGAGCCGTGAGGAGCAGGtgcagaagaagaagaagatcctcaaggagctgcagaagGTGGAGCGCCAGCTGCAGCTTAAGACTCAGCAGCAGTTCACCAAAGAGTACATGGAGGCCAAGGGCCTGAAGGAGGACCTGGCGCTTCCTACCCAGCCGTCGGGGGCCTCGGGGGTGGGCAACCCCCTACCCCTGCCTTTGGCGTCGCTGGGCTCCAACACAGACGGTGAAGGCAGCCACGAAGACGACGACCAGCCGGTcctggaggaggacgaggaggaggaggaggatgacgaCGATGAGGATGACGAGGATGACGACGAGGGGGATGAGGAGGATGATGAGGACGAGAGCGAGGATTTCGCCAAACTGCCGCAGGTCAACACCATCCTGCACCATCCTCCACCTCCGCCTCCACAGACTCCCCTAGCCCAGTGTCCCCCGCCCCCTCTACAGGCCGGTTTCATGCCCATCCAGCCTCTGCCCGCACAGCAGTCCACGGACTTCAGCGGTGCTGACTACCCCGGCAGTACCAGCCCTGACCTGCAGAGGGTGCTGGTGAGCCAGCAGATGCTGGGCCAGCAGCTCACAGGACTGGGGCCCGGTCTACTCAGCCAGGCTCCCGACGGCCTCATGGTGGCCACGCCCGCACAGACGCTTACCGACACGCTGGATGACATCATGATGG CCGTGAGCAgcagagtgcccatgctgaaCCCCGCAACCTCGCCCAGCCCCCAGCCTTCAGTGCCTGCTGCCGGCGCTGCCGTCTCGCCCCCCTCCATGTTGCCGCTGTACCCCTCAGTGGACATCGACGCGCAT aCGGAGAGCAACCACGATACAGCGCTGACCCTGGCCTGTGCCGGCGGCCATGAGGAGCTGGTGTCAGTGCTGATTGCACGTGGGGCCAACATCGAGCACCGGGACAAGAAGG GTTTCACACCCCTCATCCTGGCAGCCACAGCCGGACACGTGGGCGTCGTGGAGATCCTCCTGGACAAAGGTGGTGACATCGAGGCCCAGTCTGAGAGAACCAAAGACACGCCTCTCTCACTGGCCTGCTCTGGGGGCCGGCAGGAG GTGGTGGAGTTGCTGCTGCTCCGCGGGGCCAACAAGGAGCACCGCAACGTGTCCGACTACACGCCGCTCAGCTTGGCTGCATCAGGAGGCTACGTCAACATCATCAAGATCCTCCTCAATGCCGGCGCCGAGATCAATTCCAG GACCGGCAGCAAGCTGGGGATCTCGCCGCTGATGCTGGCGGCCATGAACGGCCACGTCCCCGCGGTCAAGCTGCTGTTGGACATGGGCTCGGATATCAACGCGCAGATCGAGACCAACCGTAACACTGCGCTGACCCTGGCCTGCTTCCAGGGCCGCGCCGAGGTGGTCAGCCTGCTGCTGGACCGTAAGGCCAACGTGGAGCACCGTGCCAAG ACTGGACTGACCCCCCTCATGGAGGCGGCGTCGGGGGGCTACGCCGAAGTGGGCCGCGTGCTGCTGGACAAGGGCGCCGACGTGAATGCCCCCCCCGTGCCTTCATCACGGGACACCGCACTCACCATTGCCGCGGACAAGGGCCACTACAAGTTCTGTGAGCTGCTCATCAACAG GGTGGCTCACATAGACGTACGCAACAAGAAGGGCAACACCCCTCTGTGGCTGGCAGCCAATGGCGGCCATTTTGACGTGGTGCAGCTCCTGGTGCAGGCCGGCGCTGATGTTGACGCCGCAGATAACCGCAAGATCACCCCGCTCATGGCGGCTTTCCGCAAG GGTCACGTGAAGGTCGTGCAGTACCTGGTGAAGGAGGTCAACCAGTTTCCCTCTGACATTGAGTGCATGAGATACATTGCCACCATTGCAGATAAG GAGCTTCTGAAGAAGTGTCACCAGTGCATGGAGACCATCGTCAAAGCCAAGGACCAGCAGGCGGCCGAGGCCAACAAGAACGCTAGCATCCTGCTCAAGGAGCTGGACCTGGAGAAG TCCCGTGAGGAGAGCAAGAAGCAGGCTCTGGCAGCCAAGCGGGAGAAGCGTAAGGAGAAgcggaagaagaagaaggaggagcagaagcgaaagctggaggaggaggaggccaaGATCAAGGAGGTGTTTTCGGAACTGCAGGACCACGAGAAGGATTCCGCTGAAG AGGCCGACGTCCCCATCGAGCCGCCCAgtgccaccaccaccaccaccatcggCATTCCCGCGACCTCCACCACCTTCAGCTCAGCCTTCGCTAAGAAGCGGCCCAACGCGGTCAGCACGCCCAGCGCCAGCCGCAAGAGCAAGAAGAACAGGACCAAGGATGCACCCAGCGAGCCCATCATCCTGCAGGACCCCCAGGTGGCGCTGGCACAGCAGAAGGCCGACAGGAACAAGATCCATGGGGAACCCAGGGGCGGCGGAGTGCCCAGCGGAAACAGCGACTCGGATAACCTGGACAGCACCGACTGCAACAGTGAGAGCAGCGGAGGTGGGGGCGGCGGCAAGAGCCAGGAGCTGGGCCACCCGCCTGACCCACCGCCCTCCTccgcagccccccccagccatggGCAGCCCACACTGCTCCCCGAAAAGAGGCAGTTCCCCCCCCTGCACAGCCTGCGCGACGACAAGGTCACCTTGTCCATCTCCAAACCGCTGCAGAA AACGCCAGACTGCATCAGTGACTCAAACCCCAGCTCTGCCCCATCCTCCTTCAAGACCATTTCACTGCCGGTGTCCTCGCCCAACAGCAAGATCAACCTCACCAGCCCCAAAAGGAGCCAGAAGAGAGAGGAGGGCTGGAAGGAGGTGGTCCGGAG GTCCAAGAAGCTCTCTGTGCCGGCGTCGGTGGTGTCGCGGATCATGGGCAGGGGCGGCTGTAACATCACGGCCATCCAGGACGTGACGGGGGCCCACATCGATGTGGATAAGCAGAAGGACAAGAACGGCGAGAGGATGATCACCATCAGGGGCGGAACGGAGTCCACGCGGCACGCCGTGCAGCTCATCAACGCCCTGATCCAGGACCCCGCCAAGGAGCTGGAGGACCTCATCCCCCGTAATCACATCCGCACCCCTGGCAGCAACACCAAGATCAGCTCCACCTTCACCACCTCCACGGGGGCCACCAGCACCACAGCGTCCGGCGCCAAGGGGCTGCCGTCTGTCATGCCATCCTCCGGCGTTGCCTTCCAGCCGTCGTCTCCGTCCGCCTCACAGCAGGGGGGAAAGCTGGGGAAGAGCCTGGCCCCGGGGGTGCGCCCCCCCTTCGTCTCACTCCCACTGGCCTACGCCCACCCTCAGTTGGCTCTGCTGGCTGCGCAGACCATGCACCAGATCCGGCACCCGCGGCTGCCCGTGGCCCAGTTCGGGGGAACCTTCTCCCCATCGCCTAACACCTGGGGCCCCTTCCCCGTGCGACCCGTTAGCCCCGGCAGCAACAACGGCTCCCCGAAACACAATGGTGCGGGCTCTGCCCCCAGACCGGGTGCCGCCCAGCCCGAGTACGCCACGGCCGCCTCCAATCCCGGCCCCGCCTCTGCCTCGCCTTCCACCGCAGCTCCCCCACCAGCCTGCCTCCCCAACGCCCCCACTCCATCCACGGCCAGGAAGCAGCTATTCTCCGAGCCCAAGACGAGCAGCTCCACCATTGTTACCAGTACGGTCAGCAGCGTGGGGGCCGCTCGGGCTTCAAGCTCGCCCTCCCCCCTGCTCTCCGCTCCCCCTGCGTCCCTGACACCgcctccaccccctccccccatagcCCCACCTACGCAGCAGCTCCCGCAGCCCAAACCGGAGCCTTGCGCGTCCTCGACGCCCGGAAAAGAGAAGCTGCCACTGGAGCAGCCAGCCAAGCCCACCATGGGCGGAGCCTCTGAAGGAAATGTTCCTGCTGGCTCACTGGCCTACCCTCCGCCTGCCCCCCTATCCACGGCGCCACCGCAGCAGGAAGTCCGACAGCCGGCTCCACCCCCTCTGCCTTTTGTCACTGGCGCCGAGCCCACTCTGGCCACCGTCCCTGTGGGCGCTGGCATGCCCAGCTCGCGGCCCACCCCCACGGTGGCCCAAACCAGTAGCACCGTAGCTCACTTCGCTGCTCCGGCGCCCCAGGTGTCGCCCCGCATGCAGCCCCCGGCTCCCTTTTACCCACTGGCccctgggggcgctctgccagAGCAGCCGTCAGTGTTCGTGGCCCCCGGCACCTCGCAGGAGGGcctgaagcagcagcagcagccgccCCCCCAACAGCAGCAGCACGGGCTGGCGGCGCCAGCCATGCCACCACCCTCGCTGCAGATGCCCTCCGCCCTCGGCGTGCTCAACGGCTCGCAGATGCACATCCACGGCGCCAAGGCCCAGCTGCCGCCCAGCTTTGGGCCCGCCGCCCTCTTCAACCACTTCAGCAGCATCTTCGACGGCGGACAGGTGGGCAACAGCCAGATGTGGGGGGCGTGCCACCTGCCGACACGCTCCGCGCCCGAGCAGGCCTACAGCGGCCCTCCCGCCTACATGGGGGGCATGGGCCAGATGGAGAGCGTGCTGCCCCCTCCTGACAGCTCCAAGGCGCCGGGGTACCGCTGCCCCACCCAGAGAATCGTTCCCAGCCCCATCG gaatGCACCCCATGGACCCTTCGGCCAGCTCCATCTCCTCCTCCGCTGCGCTGACCAGCTTCGCCACCAGCATCTCCGGCAGCCCGGTGTTCCTGCAGG GCGAGTCTCCAGTGCCCTCAGCGTCCTCAGGGGGCTCCTCCCCACTCTCCGCGTCCACGGTGACCCCGGCTTTAATCCAGGCTAAGGCTGGCAGCTCGAGCCAGCAAGACCGCAAGGTGCCCCAACCCATCGGCACAGAGCGGCTGGCCCGTATCCGGCAGACGGGCTCCGTCAACCCGGCCATGCTCACCACCAGCTACACGGCCCCCGTCGGACAGGGGGGCATCTGGTCCTTTGGAGTTGGCAGCGCCtccggtgtgtgtgtgggccgGAAGG AAGCCATGTCGGGCTGGTCGCAGCCGCTCGTCAGCAGCCACGTGCTGCACCAGCAGCTCCCGGAACAGTCGGCCTTCTCGCAGCACCAGCCCATGGAGCGTGACGACACGGGCATCGTGGCCCCTTCTAACACCTTCCACCAGCCCATGCCCAGCAGCTTCATGGACTTCCCCAAG GGGCTGCCGATGTCAATGTTTGGTGGGACGAtgatccccccccaccctcccatgACTGAAGGGCCGGGGGGCCCCATGTACAACGGGCTGCACACTGCAGATCCTGCCTGGAACCCCATCCTTAAGGTCATGCCCAACTCCGCAGAGAACTCCGACCCCCAACAG GTCTGGCCTGGTACTTGGGCCCCACACGTCGGCAACGTGCATCTCAACCACGTCAACTAG